One segment of Drosophila ananassae strain 14024-0371.13 chromosome 3R, ASM1763931v2, whole genome shotgun sequence DNA contains the following:
- the LOC6497253 gene encoding tyrosine-protein phosphatase Lar isoform X10, translating to MGLQMAVSSLVAASSILVLLLLTWTPQIVDAVHPPEIIKKPQNQGVRVGGVASFYCAARGDPPPSIVWRKNGKKVSGTQSRYTVLEQPGGISILRIEPVRAGRDDAPYECVAENGVGDAVHADATLTIYEGDKTPAGFPVITQSPGTRVIEVGHTVLMTCKAIGNPTPNIYWIKNQTKVDMSNPRYSLKDGFLQIENSREEDQGKYECVAENSMGTEHSKATNLYVKVRRVPPTFSRPPEPINEVMLGSNLNLSCIAVGSPMPHVKWMKGSEDLTPENEMPIGRNVLQLINIQESANYTCIAASTLGQIDFVSVVKVQSLPTAPTDVQISEVTATSVRLEWSYKGPEDLQYYVIQYKPKNANQAFSEISGIITMYYVVRALSPYTEYEFYVIAVNNIGRGPPSAPATCTTGDFSFGGTKMESAPRNVQVRTLSSSTMVITWEPPETPNGQVTGYKVYYTTNSNQPEASWNSQMVDNSELTTVSELTPHAIYTVRVQAYTSMGAGPMSTPVQVKAQQGVPSQPSNFRATDIGETAVTLQWSKPTHSSENIVHYELYWYDTYANQTHHKRISNSEAYTLDGLYPDTIYYIWLAARSQRGEGATTPQIPVRTKQYVPGAPPRNITATAASSTTISLNWLPPPAERSNGRIIYYKVFFVEVGREDDEATTLTLNRTSILLDELKRWTEYKIWVLAGTSVGDGPRSHPIILRTQEDVPGDPQDVKATPLNSTSIHVSWKPPLEKDRNGIIRGYHIHAQELRDEGKGFLNEPFKFDVVDTLEFNVTGLQPDTKYSIQVAALTRKGDGDRSAAIVVKTPGGVPVRPTVSLKIMERDPTVSIELEWERPAQTYGELRGYRLRWGVKDQALKEEMLSGPQMTKRRFDDLERGVEYEFRVAGSNHIGIGQETVKIFQTPEGTPGGPPSNITIRFQTPDVVCVTWDPPTREHRNGLITRYDVQFHKKIDHGLGSERNMTLRKAVFTNLEENTEYIFRVRAYTKQGAGPFSEKLIVETERDMGRAPMSVQAEATSEQTAEIWWEPVPSRGKLLGYKIFYTMTAVEDLDDWQTKTVGLTESADLVNLEKFAQYAVAIAARFKNGLGRLSEKVTVRIKPEDVPLNLRAHDVSTHSMTLSWSPPIRLTPVNYKISFDAMKVFVDSQGFSQTQVVQKREIILKHYVKTHTINELSPFTTYNVNVSAIPSDYSYRPPTKITVTTQMAAPQPMVKPDFYGVVNGEEILVILPQASEEYGPISHYYLVVVQEDKSNLHKIPDQFLTNELLPGWNKPERSNAPYIAAKFPQRSIPFTFHLGSGDDYHNYTNRKLEREKRYRIFVRAVVDTPQKHLYTSSPFSEFLSLDMREAPPGERPHRPDPNSPSEPEVSVNRNKDEPEILWVVLPLMVSTFIVSTALIVLCVVKRRRQPCKTPDQAAVTRPLMAADLGAGPTPSDPVDMRRLNFQTPGMISHPPIPISEFSNHIERLKSNDNQKFSQEYESIEPGQQFTWDNSNLEHNKSKNRYANVTAYDHSRVQLPPTEGVSGSDYINANYCDGYRKHNAYVATQGPLQETFIDFWRMCWELKTATIVMMTRLEERTRIKCDQYWPSRGTETYGQIFVTITETQELATYSIRTFQLCRQGFNDRREIKQLQFTAWPDHGVPDHPAPFLQFLRRCRALTPPESGPVVVHCSAGVGRTGCYIVIDSMLERMKHEKIIDIYGHVTCLRAQRNYMVQTEDQYIFIHDAILEAIVCGLTEVPARNLHTHLQKLLTTEPGESISGMEVEFKKLSNVKMDSSKFVTANLPCNKHKNRLVHILPYESSRVYLTPIHGIEGSDYVNASFIDGYRYRSAYIAAQGPVQDTAEDFWRMLWEHNSTIVVMLTKLKEMGREKCFQYWPHERSVRYQYYVVDPIAEYNMPQYKLREFKVTDARDGSSRTVRQFQFIDWPEQGVPKSGEGFIDFIGQVHKTKEQFGQDGPITVHCSAGVGRTGVFITLSIVLERMQYEGVLDVFQTVRILRSQRPAMVQTEDQYHFCYRAALEYLGSFDNYAN from the exons GATTTCTGCAAATCGAAAACAGCCGGGAGGAGGATCAAGGCAAATACGAATGTGTGGCCGAAAACAGCATGGGAACTGAGCACTCGAAGGCCACCAACTTGTATGTGAAAGTCCGTCGTGTTCCGCCCACCTTTTCCCGCCCACCAGAGCCCATCAATGAGGTGATGCTGGGCTCCAATCTGAATCTGTCCTGCATCGCCGTCGGCTCCCCCATGCCGCATGTCAAGTGGATGAAGG GCTCCGAGGATCTAACACCCGAGAATGAGATGCCAATCGGTCGGAATGTCCTGCAACTGATTAATATTCAGGAGAGTGCCAACTACACTTGCATTGCCGCCTCAACTCTGGGGCAAATCGATTTCGTTTCGGTGGTGAAAGTGCAAT CTCTGCCCACCGCACCCACCGATGTGCAAATATCCGAGGTGACCGCCACTTCGGTGCGTCTGGAGTGGTCGTACAAGGGTCCCGAGGACTTGCAGTACTATGTGATCCAGTACAAGCCGAAGAACGCCAACCAGGCCTTCAGCGAGATTAGCGGAATCATCACCATGTACTATGTGGTCCGGGCATTGAGTCCCTACACGGAGTACGAGTTCTACGTGATAGCCGTGAACAATATCGGACGTGGACCGCCATCGGCGCCAGCGACTTGTACCACTG GCGATTTCTCATTCGGTGGCACAA AAATGGAAAGTGCCCCACGTAATGTTCAAGTGCGCACGCTGAGCTCCTCCACCATGGTTATTACTTGGGAGCCACCAGAGACGCCCAATGGACAAGTGACC GGCTACAAGGTGTACTACACGACCAATTCGAACCAACCAGAGGCCTCTTGGAATTCTCAGATGGTGGACAATAGCGAACTGACCACAGTGTCCGAGCTCACTCCGCATGCCATCTATACGGTTCGGGTTCAGGCGTACACCTCAATGGGGGCCGGTCCCATGTCCACACCGGTCCAGGTGAAGGCGCAGCAAG GTGTGCCATCACAACCGAGCAATTTCCGGGCCACCGATATCGGCGAGACCGCAGTCACATTGCAATGGTCGAAGCCGACGCATTCCAGCGAGAATATCGTACACTACGAGCTCTACTGGTATGACACATACGCCAATCAGACCCATCACAA ACGGATTTCCAACTCGGAGGCATACACTCTGGACGGCCTGTATCCCGATACCATTTACTATATCTGGCTGGCGGCAAGGTCACAACGAGGCGAGGGGGCCACCACACCCCAGATTCCGGTTCGCACCAAGCAATATG TACCAGGTGCACCGCCCCGTAATATCACCGCCACGGCCGCCAGCTCCACTACGATCTCCCTGAACTGGCTACCGCCGCCCGCCGAAAGGTCCAACGGCCGGATCATTTACTATAAGGTATTCTTCGTGGAGGTGGGCCGCGAAGACGACGAGGCCACAACGTTGACCCTCAATAGGACCAGCATTCTGCTGGACGAGCTCAAGCGCTGGACGGAGTACAAGATCTGGGTCCTGGCCGGCACCTCCGTCGGCGACGGTCCCCGGTCACATCCGATCATATTGCGCACCCAAGAGGATG TGCCCGGAGATCCGCAGGATGTTAAAGCCACTCCCTTGAACTCCACGTCGATCCACGTCAGTTGGAAGCCACCACTCGAAAAGGACCGCAATGGCATCATTCGTGGCTATCATATACACGCCCAGGAGCTGCGAGATGAG GGCAAGGGCTTCCTCAACGAACCCTTCAAGTTCGATGTGGTAGACACTCTGGAGTTCAATGTAACAGGCCTGCAACCGGACACCAAGTATTCCATCCAAGTGGCTGCCTTGACCCGGAAGGGCGATGGTGACCGCAGCGCAGCAATTGTGGTAAAGACGCCCGGAGGAGTTCCAGTTAGGCCCACAGTGAGtctaaagattatggagcgTGATCCAACGGTCTCCATTGAGCTGGAGTGGGAGCGTCCGGCACAGACTTACGGTGAACTAAGGGGCTACCGCCTGCGCTGGGGTGTCAAGGATCAGGCTCTGAAGGAGGAGATGCTTTCGGGACCCCAGATGACCAAACGGCGCTTCGATGATCTGGAACGTGGTGTGGAGTACGAGTTCCGCGTGGCGGGCAGCAACCACATCGGCATTGGTCAGGAGACAGTAAAGATATTCCAGACACCCGAGGGAACGCCGGGTGGACCACCGTCGAACATTACCATCCGCTTCCAGACCCCGGATGTTGTGTGCGTGACTTGGGATCCCCCTACAAGGGAGCACCGGAATGGTCTGATCACCCGCTACGACGTCCAGTTCCACAAGAAGATCGACCATGGCCTCGGATCTGAGCGAAACATGACCCTGCGCAAGGCGGTTTTCACCAACCTGGAGGAGAACACCGAGTACATCTTCCGGGTGAGGGCCTACACCAAACAAGGAGCCGGACCCTTCAGCGAGAAACTGATCGTGGAGACGGAGCGTGACATGGGCCGAGCACCGATGTCCGTCCAGGCGGAGGCCACGTCCGAGCAGACGGCGGAGATCTGGTGGGAGCCAGTGCCCAGTCGTGGTAAGTTGCTGGGCTACAAGATTTTCTACACGATGACGGCTGTGGAGGATCTGGATGACTGGCAGACGAAGACCGTGGGACTGACGGAGTCCGCTGATTTGGTGAATCTGGAAAAGTTTGCCCAGTATGCTGTGGCCATTGCGGCGCgttttaagaatggtttgggCAGGCTTAGCGAGAAGGTAACCGTTCGCATCAAGCCGGAGGATGTGCCTCTGAATCTCCGTGCCCACGACGTTAGCACTCACTCGATGACCCTCAGCTGGTCGCCTCCTATTCGTCTCACCCCTGTCAACTACAAGATCAGCTTCGACGCCATGAAGGTGTTCGTGGATTCGCAAGGTTTCTCCCAGACCCAGGTGGTTCAGAAGCGGGAGATCATACTGAAGCACTACGTGAAGACGCACACGATCAACGAGCTGAGTCCGTTCACCACCTACAACGTGAACGTGAGCGCCATACCATCGGACTACTCTTACCGCCCACCCACCAAGATCACTGTCACCACCCAGATGGCCGCCCCCCAACCCATGGTCAAACCGGACTTCTACGGAGTGGTCAACGGCGAGGAGATACTAGTGATACTGCCGCAGGCCTCCGAGGAGTACGGCCCCATTTCGCACTACTACTTGGTGGTGGTGCAAGAGGACAAGTCCAATCTTCACAAGATACCCGATCAGTTCCTCACAAACGAGCTGCTCCCGGGCTGGAACAAGCCGGAGCGTTCCAACGCCCCCTACATAGCCGCCAAGTTCCCGCAACGCTCCATTCCGTTCACCTTCCATTTGGGTTCCGGCGACGACTACCACAACTACACCAACCGAAAGCTGGAGCGGGAGAAGCGCTACCGAATCTTTGTCCGAGCAGTGGTAGACACGCCCCAGAAACATCTCTACACCTCGAGTCCCTTCTCGGAGTTCCTCTCTCTGGACATGAGGGAGGCGCCTCCGGGCGAAAGGCCACACCGACCTGACCCCAACTCTCCCTCAGAGCCGGAGGTGTCTGTCAACCGTAACAAGGATGAACCGGAGATTCTGTGGGTGGTGCTCCCGTTGATGGTGTCCACCTTTATTGTCTCCACCGCGTTGATAGTGCTCTGTGTGGTGAAGAGGCGCCGCCAGCCGTGCAAGACCCCGGATCAGGCGGCAGTAACCCGTCCGCTGATGGCCGCCGACCTCGGAGCTGGACCCACGCCCAGCGATCCCGTGGACATGCGACGGTTGAACTTCCAAACCCCCGGCATGATCTCACACCCGCCCATTCCAATCTCGGAATTTTCCAACCACATAGAGAGGCTCAAGTCCAACGACAACCAGAAGTTCTCGCAGGAATACGAGAGCATTGAGCCGGGCCAGCAGTTCACCTGGGACAACTCCAACCTGGAGCACAACAAGTCCAAGAATCGCTACGCCAACGTGACCGCCTACGACCATTCGCGTGTCCAACTGCCGCCAACGGAGGGTGTGTCCGGGTCGGACTACATAAACGCCAACTACTGCGATGGATATCGGAAGCATAACGCCTATGTGGCCACCCAGGGTCCACTCCAGGAGACCTTCATCGACTTTTGGCGCATGTGCTGGGAACTGAAGACTGCCACCATTGTGATGATGACGCGCTTGGAGGAGCGGACCCGGATCAAGTGTGACCAATACTGGCCGTCACGTGGCACAGAAACCTACGGCCAAATCTTTGTGACCATTACGGAGACCCAGGAACTGGCCACATACAGCATTCGGACCTTCCAACTGTGCCGGCAGGGCTTCAATGATCGACGGGAGATCAAGCAGCTGCAGTTCACCGCCTGGCCCGACCATGGAGTGCCCGATCATCCCGCCCCGTTCCTGCAGTTCCTGCGACGCTGCCGCGCCCTAACGCCACCGGAATCCGGCCCCGTGGTTGTCCACTGCTCGGCAGGAGTAGGTCGCACTGGATGCTACATTGTAATCGACTCGATGTTGGAGCGGATGAAGCACGAAAAGATCATCGACATTTACGGACATGTGACGTGCCTGCGAGCGCAGCGTAACTACATGGTGCAGACCGAGGACCAGTACATCTTCATACACGACGCCATCTTGGAAGCCATCGTCTGTGGGCTGACGGAGGTGCCCGCTCGCAACCTGCACACCCACCTGCAGAAACTCTTGACCACGGAGCCCGGCGAGAGCATCTCTGGCATGGAGGTGGAGTTCAAGAAGCTCTCAAACGTGAAAATGGACTCGTCCAAGTTTGTTACGGCCAATCTGCCATGCAATAAACACAAGAACCGCCTGGTCCATATCCTGCCGTACGAGTCCAGCCGCGTCTACCTGACCCCCATCCATGGCATTGAGGGAAGCGATTACGTCAATGCCAGCTTCATCGATGGTTATCGCTACCGCTCCGCCTACATCGCCGCCCAGGGACCTGTCCAGGATACCGCCGAGGACTTTTGGCGAATGCTCTGGGAGCATAACTCCACCATTGTGGTGATGCTCACCAAGCTCAAGGAAATGGGCAGG gagaaatgcttcCAGTACTGGCCCCACGAGCGATCCGTGCGCTATCAGTATTATGTTGTGGACCCCATTGCTGAATACAATATGCCGCAGTACAAGTTGCGCGAGTTCAAG GTGACCGATGCTCGCGATGGCTCTTCGCGCACCGTCCGACAATTCCAGTTCATCGACTGGCCAGAGCAGGGAGTGCCCAAGTCGGGTGAGGGATTCATCGACTTTATTGGACAGGTGCACAAGACCAAGGAGCAGTTTGGCCAGGATGGACCCATCACTGTGCACTGTTCCGCTGGTGTGGGTCGGACGGGTGTGTTTATCACCCTCAGCATTGTCCTTGAGCGGATGCAGTACGAAGGAGTCCTGGATGTTTTCCAGACCGTGCGCATCCTGCGCTCCCAGCGACCGGCAATGGTGCAAACCGAG GATCAATATCACTTCTGCTACCGCGCTGCATTGGAGTACTTGGGCTCATTCGACAACTATGCCAACTGA